Within the Oncorhynchus masou masou isolate Uvic2021 chromosome 1, UVic_Omas_1.1, whole genome shotgun sequence genome, the region GGCACAGCCATGGGCACGGGCAGAGGAAAGCCTCATCCACCAACCTAGAGGGTAGTGCCCATCATGTCCACATGGACCTCCAGGCCCACTCCTCCTTTCGCTCGTTCATGCTCTTTTTCTCGCTCTCCCTGCATTCTGTGTTCGAGGGCCTGGCCATCGGGCTGCAGACCACAGACTCAAAGGTAGGTGCTGGAGAGCGAGCTGCACTTAAATAGCACAATAGGTCCATTTGTTTTAGCTCGCCCAGGGCACATATTAAACCATTATGTTGGTCCTAAAAGGGAAATCTCTGCCCACCTGTGGCACTGGGTCAGCTAAAACAAATGCACCCATACATTTCAAATGCATGCCAATACTTTCCAAGTGTATCTTCAAATAGATTCCAATAATATTCAACTACTTCTTTCTTCAAATGAAAATACAATTTGTATTatttatactgaacagaaatatgaacgcaacatgcaacaatatcaaagattttactgatttacagttcgtacaaggacatcagtcaattgaaatacattggataaatctatggattccacatgactgggaatacagatatgcatctgttggtcacagatgccttaAAAAATAAGTAgcggcatggatcagaaaaccagtcagtatctggtgtgaccaccaattTCTTCATGCAGCGctacatctccttcgcatagagtttgtcaggctgttgattatggcctgtggaatattgtccctcttcaatggctatgcgaagttgctggatattggcaagaACGATGATAGGAAACGGAGAGAGTCGTGGTAGCCTATAATTAATACATTCGAGAGTGCCCATCCTTGCAATTTAAAAGGCCGTACAATTTCAATTCTGCATATTGTAACAGCAGTTCATAAACAATACAATGGGAAAGTTGAAatgcttcagtttgctgccatatGACTGGATTCACATTTGTCTCCAACGATTTATAAGGTAAAATATATCTAAAACACCTGCCATATTTAGAATTCCCAAATAAGTTACTCATTTACTTAGCTCTCGTCAAGTTGTAAATTACAGTGTGGGGAGTATGGTgttatttctattttttttggggggggggataaagTAGATATTTCTAACCCGTGCTTTTCATGTGATGTGCTCTTCGACTTTATCTTCACAGACCGTTCTCCTTTTCACTGTATTGTCCTTTGTTGGTATTCAGGGCAGTCTCTTTCCATCACAAAAGCACAGTGAAGGTTGTTGCTGTGCTTAGAAGAGGAAAGCCCTAGGACAACTCTTTCCAATCACCCGTAGTGTCAGGAGGTTTAGAGTTTCTTGTTCATTTATACAAtgtagagaggcagagggaagtGAAAGACACGCCTTATTTCCATGCACTTTCGCCCACATCCTCACTATAACATCGCTCACACAGCATGCACCATGTCAGCGGATTCTAATGGCAAAAGGCTCTGAGATATTTTACCAAAAGtcaatacactataaagacatgCAAGTTTCTGACTCATTGATTGACGTGAGCACTCACTGTGGTAGAAAGAAGAGGAGTGGGAAAGACAGGAATGTAACTTTTAACTGGTAAAGGGACATTACATTCAAATCAAAAGTTGTCACATGTTTTCAGATCTCAAACATAGTCTGATTGTCATGTCCACATCCTATGTAATTGGTTGTGTAGATCCAGCTATAGCCTCAACCCCAAATAAATGGAGAAGAGCAGCACGGGGAATCTGGAAATGATCTTTTTTCCATTTATTTGGGATCGTAGACTATGGAAGGGTCGTATTCATTTGTACACACCGTAGCAAAAATATTTTGCATTGTCGCAAAAAACTAAATATAGCGAAAGCAAAAACAAGTGTTTCtttttggacaaattcaggtaggtccctccctgttTTGGCACGTTTGTTTTGTAGTGAATACGACCCTGGATCTACAAAACAGATGGCCTGGTACGCAAACTTAATTTGATATTAGACTACTTTGAGGTCTGAAAACATCTGACTACTTTGGAGTATAATGTACTTTTTAAGCCGCTTTCCCTGGTTGATCAAAGACCCTTATCTGGCTTGAAGTGACAGATCTATTTAGGCTAACCTGTTAATAGACTTTTCAAAGAATTATAAATGAGAGATGTGTAATTTATATACCAGTCATTTCTACAGCTTGTGTTGATCTTATACAGCTGTCTTCATCTTACTGCGATGATGAAAGACAAAGGATGTAGGAGAGGAATTTAACCTCTAATCTCGTTTTCTCTCCATCCTATCCAGGTATTAGAGATCTGCATCGCCATTGTGGTCCACAAAAGCATCATCGTGTTCAGCCTGTCTGTGAAGCTGGTGCAGAGCGCGGTCCCGCCCATGTGGGTTGCGGCCTACGTGGGCGTCTTCGCCATGATGTCTCCGCTGGGCATCGGAGTGGGCATCGGGGTTATTGAGGCTCAGCTGGCGGCAGGCGTTCTGATCCAGGCCATCCTGGAGGGGCTGGCGGCCGGGACCTTTATTTACATCACCTTCATGGAGATCCTGCCTCACGAGCTGAACTCCCCGGAGAACCAGCTGCTCAAGGTGTTCTTCATCCTGTTGGGCTTCAGCGTCATGGCGGGCCTCACCTTCCTGAGCTGAGAGGATGTCACCCACTGGAGCAACTGACCTTGCAGGAATATGGGTGTGGCTCATATGAATCACGGGACTTGATGTTCTGTACTAGGGTCGCCATAATGGGAGATGTCTCAGGGAGAAGGGAAACATAAAAACGGTCCCGTTTTACTGCAGGGTTGATTCAGGGGAGATTACAGtgcctggctgtgtctgtgtgccacTTTTATGAGGGTCACAGCTGTCCTTactcagtatttttgtttttaaGGGTGATTGACACTCATTGGTATTTTTTATCCTGCTTTTAGCATAGATTTTAATTTCACAGCCAAGGATGGTAAGACAGTATTTTTAAATTTAAGAACTTTTAATGATTTCAAATAGATTATATTTAGTTAAGTATTACTTTTTCAGTTTGTTGTTTTAGCACTGGAAAAATAATAAGCACACAGAATGTGGCAATATTAGTTGTTTATGCTGTGGCATACATACCAGTggttatctttaaaaaaaaaaaagtgttttcttTTAACAATCgctgtttgtaaaaaaaataataataattttttgCATCACTGAAGATCACTGAAAAAAGTGCTGTTCATACTGACAtgaaggagtggaatgttagcttaAAAGACTCGTATCCAGACTAACATGATATCTCTTAATAGTCAAATGAATCCGTCACATCAATATCTCATTATGTATACAGGTTAAAATGTCAATTGCATCATGATTACACTTTTGGATGTGTGCCCACAGTTAAGTTGTGAGCCTCCACAGTTAAATTGAAGTATTAAATGTTTTATCGCCATTGTGGAACAAATTGTTTTCACCTTGGGAACCATACTATGCCTTACAAATaaagattgttttattgtcacacaGCGGATagatgcagtgaaatgtgttttacagggtcagccatagtagtacggtgcccctggagcaaatttGGGTTGAGTGCCTGGTTAAGTGCCCAGCAACAGATTATGTTTTTATAAGACAAACCATTGTGACCAACATGTTAAAGAGAGATTGTTATTTTAACATGTGCTGAAGTTGAACTTCTTAACCAGTGTTTTCCTGACTCAGTTCCTCGTTGTGTTGATAGTTTCTCTACCCCAGCCATGAGTCAAGTTTCTGTTGTGTAATCAAAGTTTCAAATTTATAACAACACTATCTCAAGTGATCCTCAGCTTCCTCTTactcctccattctcctctctgacACTGTTGCAGTAAAATAATGATTAAACAAGTTGGCTATGATttgtttaaagtgtgtgtgtctattgtgtATGCTTTTGCAATATGCACTCTCATCACGATTACCAAGAGAAGCATGATGGAGTTTTATTTTTAGGAGGTGGGTAGGCTGCAAGGGTTGAGGTTGTGATGTTCTGCCTGTAACTTGAGTCCTGAAATGACTGTGGATGGTCTGACTTTAATTGGGCTGTCTGTAAACACAGTGTCCCCAAACCTATGTACTAGATGTAAACTAGTGTAAactaaaaaagaaacgtcctctcacggtcaactgcgtttattttcagcaaacttaacgtgtaaatatgaATGTATGaaaataagattcaacaactgagacaaactgaacaagttccacagacatgtgactaacaagtggaataatatgtccctgaataaaggggggtcaaaataaaaactaacagtcagtatctggtgtggccaccagatgcattaagtactgcagtgcatctcctcatggtctgcaccagatttgccagtttttgctgtgagatgttaccccactcttccaccaaggcacctgcaagttcccagacatttctggggggaatggccctcaccctccgatccaacaggtccgagacgtgctcaatgggattgagatgcgggctcttcgctggccatggcagagcactgacattcctgtctagcaggaaatcacgcacagaacgagcagtatggctggtggcattgtcatgatggagggtcatatcaggatgagcctgcagagggaggaggatgtcttccctgtaacgtacagcgttgagattgcctgcaatgacaacaagctcagtccgatgatgctgtgacacaccgccctagaccatgacggaccttccacctccaaatcgatcctgctccagagtacaggcctcagtgtaacactcatttcttcgacaataaacgcgaatccgactatcacccctggtgagacaaaaccgcgactcgtcagtgaagagcactttttgccagtcctgtctggtccagaaggtggtgggtttgtgcccataggtgacgttgttgccggtgatgtctggtgaggacctgccttacaacaggcctacaagccctcagtcaagcctctctctgcctattggtgacagtctgagcactgatggagggagtGTGCGTTCcttgtgtaactcgggcagttgttgttgccatcctgtacctgtcccgcatgtgtgatgttcggatgtaccgatcatgtgcaggtgttgttatacacgtggtctgccactgcgaggatgatcagctgtccgtcctgtctcccttttttgctgtcttaggtgtctcacagtacagacattgcaatttattgccctggccacatcttcagtcctcatgcttccttgcagcatgcctaaggcacgttcacggagatgagcagggaccctgggcatgtttcttttggtgtttttcagtagaaaggcctctttagtgtcctaagttttcataactgtgaccttaatagcctaccgtctgtaagctgttagtgtcttaatgaccgttccacaggtgcatgttcattaattttttatggttcattgaacaaacatgggaaacagtgttaaaaccctttacaatgaagatctgttatttggatttttactaattatctttgaaagacagggtcctgaaaagggacttttattttttttgctgagtttagtttcgTAGGTAGGTATAGTGTAGAACAGGAGGCtggtggtaccttaattggggagaactggcttgtggtaatggctggtgtGGAATAGTATCCAACACATGGTTttcaggtgtttgatgccattccatttgctctatttcagccattattatgagccgttctcccctcagcagcctcctgtgcagTGTAGctacacattgttacattaccTACAATTGAAGCAGTTTGTGGGATGAATAATTTCAAGGGTTTGCAAACAGATGTGACATTTTGATAATAGTAATAAAATAATGGAGGGATGACTGAGTAATAAAACAATGTGAATAACTGCGTGATAAATGGTAATCTCGGGTAATGAGGTTGAGTTTGTTTACAG harbors:
- the LOC135546418 gene encoding zinc transporter ZIP1-like; the encoded protein is MDYLLQVKIGALVGLLLLTVFFGFIPARMKWFRGTSGTETHRVVLSFISCFAGGVFLAACLLDIIPDYLSDINAELDARRVDTSFPLPEFIMAAGFFTVLIVERIALNCRQDAMQGSDQERAPLMQANGHSHGHGQRKASSTNLEGSAHHVHMDLQAHSSFRSFMLFFSLSLHSVFEGLAIGLQTTDSKVLEICIAIVVHKSIIVFSLSVKLVQSAVPPMWVAAYVGVFAMMSPLGIGVGIGVIEAQLAAGVLIQAILEGLAAGTFIYITFMEILPHELNSPENQLLKVFFILLGFSVMAGLTFLS